A genomic segment from Takifugu rubripes chromosome 20, fTakRub1.2, whole genome shotgun sequence encodes:
- the npl gene encoding N-acetylneuraminate lyase → MAPVDDNKLTGLVAATFTPLTSQGEINLMEIGPYIDYLIEKQGIKNIFVNGTTGESVSLSVAERKSLANEWCLKARGKMDQVIVHVGCMSLKDSQELARHAAQIGASGIAVIAPSFFKPSTAEVLRTFLQEIAAVAPTLPFYYYHLPAVTDVKVPAREVLQNIEKLIPSFRGVKFSGSDLLDFGQCVSCSPPHWSLLYGVDEQLLAGLVLGAHGAVGSTYNYLGCHINNLISAFNRGDLIQARSIQFQLQELLSYAIKLGFDLGVNKQLMIEVSGLSLGPPRLPVRPCPHSYAKEIAHKYHTIFL, encoded by the exons ATGGCTCCTGTTGACGATAATAAACTGACAGGACTGGTTGCAGCCACATTCACGCCATTAACCTCACAAGG TGAAATCAACCTGATGGAAATTGGACCATATATTGACTACTTGATAGAGAAGCAAGggataaaaaatatatttg TAAATGGCACCACTGGAGAAAGTGTGTCTCTCAGCgttgcagagaggaagagcttggCAAATGAATGGTGTCTAAAAGCCAGGGGCAA AATGGACCAGGTGATTGTACACGTGGGCTGCATGAGTCTTAAAGATTCCCAAGAATTG GCTCGCCATGCAGCACAGATTGGAGCGAGTGGGATAGCAGTCATCGCACCTTCCTTCTTCAAACCCTCTACTGCAG AAGTGTTGCGGACGTTTCTCCAAGAAATAGCTGCAGTGGCTCCAACTCTGCCCTTCTACTATTATCATCTCCCTGCCGTTACTGACGTCAAAG TCCCGGCCAGAGAAGTGCTGCAAAACATTGAGAAACTCATTCCGTCCTTCAGAGGTGTGAAGTTCAGTGGCAGCGACCTGTTGGACTTTGGCCAGTGTGTCAGCTGCAGTCCGCCTCACTGGTCGCTTCTCTACGGTGTGGATGAA CAACTGCTTGCAGGTCTTGTCCTGGGAGCCCATGGAGCTGTTGGCAG CACATATAACTACTTGGGCTGTCATATCAACAACCTGATTTCAGCCTTTAACAGGGGTGATCTTATCCAAGCAAGATCAATACAG tttcagctgcaggagctgctcagtTATGCTATCAAACTCG GCTTTGATCTGGGAGTGAACAAGCAGCTGATGATTGAAGTCTCGGGTTTATCTTTAGGACCCCCTCGGCTCCCCGTGAGGCCGTGTCCTCATTCTTATGCTAAGGAAATTGCACACAAATATCACACCATTTTCCTTTAA